From the genome of Bosea sp. Tri-49, one region includes:
- a CDS encoding M16 family metallopeptidase yields the protein MTVHTPPGQVPSGNAASPVESFRLPNGLEIVVAPDHRAPVVTHMVWYRNGSGDDPASKSGIAHFLEHLMFKGTAKWPAGEFSKIVAGYGGQENAFTSYDYTAYFQRVPKEHLRAMMDYEADRMTGLAFDESVVAPERDVVLEERRMRVDADPAAQLGEEFSSALYVHHPYGTPVIGWEHEIEELSRDDAFAYYQRFYTPENAILVVAGDVEPAEVLRLAQETYGLIPARGEAPRRKRPAEPEPRAARRVVLNDPRVQQPSLRRAWLAPTYVSPERGEAFALELAAEILGGGTTSRLYRKLCVEQELAAGAGAYFMGSMVDRSTFQLSVSPRPGVEMTALEAGLDVALAAFIAEGPTELELTRARTRLVAETVFARDSQSSLARIFGSALAVGETVEDVLLWPQRVEAVTREQVTEAVRRYLKPDRSVTGLLLPAAA from the coding sequence ATGACGGTTCACACCCCGCCCGGCCAGGTTCCGTCCGGCAACGCAGCCAGCCCGGTCGAATCCTTTCGGCTTCCCAACGGGCTGGAGATCGTCGTCGCGCCCGATCATCGCGCGCCCGTCGTCACCCATATGGTCTGGTACCGCAACGGCTCAGGCGATGATCCGGCCAGCAAGTCGGGCATTGCGCACTTCCTCGAACACCTGATGTTCAAGGGCACGGCAAAATGGCCAGCGGGCGAATTCTCGAAGATCGTCGCCGGCTATGGCGGCCAGGAGAACGCTTTCACCTCCTACGACTACACCGCCTATTTCCAGCGCGTGCCCAAGGAACACCTGCGCGCGATGATGGATTACGAGGCCGACCGAATGACCGGCCTCGCCTTCGACGAGAGCGTGGTCGCGCCCGAGCGCGACGTCGTGCTGGAAGAGCGGCGCATGCGCGTCGATGCCGACCCGGCCGCCCAGCTCGGCGAGGAGTTCTCCAGCGCGCTCTATGTCCACCACCCGTATGGCACGCCGGTCATCGGCTGGGAGCATGAGATCGAGGAGCTCTCCCGCGACGACGCATTCGCCTATTATCAGCGCTTCTACACGCCGGAGAACGCCATCCTGGTTGTCGCCGGCGATGTCGAGCCGGCAGAGGTGCTGCGCCTGGCGCAGGAAACCTATGGCTTGATCCCGGCCCGCGGCGAGGCCCCGCGCCGCAAGCGCCCGGCCGAGCCGGAGCCGCGCGCCGCCCGCCGTGTCGTGCTCAACGACCCGCGCGTGCAGCAGCCTTCGCTGCGCCGGGCCTGGCTGGCGCCGACCTATGTCTCGCCCGAGCGCGGCGAGGCCTTCGCGCTGGAGCTCGCCGCTGAGATCCTCGGCGGCGGCACGACCTCGCGGCTCTATCGCAAGCTCTGTGTCGAGCAGGAGCTCGCCGCCGGCGCCGGCGCCTATTTCATGGGCTCGATGGTTGATCGCTCGACCTTCCAGCTTTCGGTCAGCCCGCGCCCGGGGGTCGAAATGACGGCACTCGAAGCCGGACTCGACGTCGCGCTCGCCGCCTTCATCGCCGAAGGGCCGACCGAGCTCGAGCTCACCCGCGCCCGCACCCGGCTGGTGGCCGAGACGGTCTTCGCCCGCGACAGCCAGTCCTCGCTCGCCCGCATCTTCGGCTCGGCGCTCGCCGTGGGCGAGACCGTCGAGGACGTGCTGCTCTGGCCGCAGCGCGTCGAGGCGGTGACGCGAGAGCAGGTTACCGAGGCGGTCCGGCGCTATCTCAAACCCGACCGCTCGGTCACCGGCCTGCTCCTGCCAGCCGCCGCCTGA
- the lspA gene encoding signal peptidase II, translated as MPARRLGVWIVALTFVLDQALKLWLLFGARLAEEGPFQLASFLEIVLAWNRGISYGLFQQSTDIGRWALVVLSIVAAIWLWRWMWRTDDRLTVVSLALIIGGALGNGLDRIVYGAVVDFVHVHVGNFSWYIFNIADAAIVFGVLGLLYESLRPGADRSKPA; from the coding sequence ATGCCGGCCCGCCGCCTCGGCGTCTGGATCGTCGCACTCACCTTCGTGCTCGACCAGGCGCTGAAGCTCTGGCTGCTCTTCGGCGCGCGCCTCGCCGAGGAGGGGCCGTTCCAGCTCGCCTCCTTCCTGGAGATCGTGCTCGCCTGGAATCGCGGCATCTCCTACGGCCTGTTCCAGCAATCGACCGATATCGGCCGCTGGGCGCTGGTCGTGCTCTCCATCGTCGCGGCGATCTGGCTCTGGCGCTGGATGTGGCGCACTGACGACAGACTCACCGTGGTCAGCCTCGCGCTCATCATCGGCGGCGCGCTCGGTAACGGGCTCGACCGCATCGTCTACGGCGCCGTCGTCGACTTCGTGCATGTCCACGTCGGCAATTTCAGCTGGTACATCTTCAACATCGCCGACGCGGCGATCGTCTTCGGCGTGCTCGGACTGCTCTACGAGTCGCTGCGCCCGGGTGCGGACCGCTCCAAGCCGGCCTGA
- a CDS encoding M16 family metallopeptidase has protein sequence MTVSLAPAIASPGPSLAVQRVTAACGVEAWLVEEHSLPLLALDFAFDGGANRDPANAAGSANLVSGLLDEGAGDLDAEAFQGRLADHAINLSFDARRDDFHGQLQTLSQHREVAFELLGLALNAPRFDADAVARVKAQVIAGLQRQAQNPDVICRNALFAAAFPGHAYGRPERGDVASVGAIEAGALKALTRDLFTRGGLKVVAVGDITAGELASRLDALFGALPAGAPRREPAAPLPIADLGQTHVVDLDVPQTVLRFIGPGLMWDDPDFIAATVLNHILGGSAFTSRLFMEVREKRGLAYGVSSSLMPLRQTGFLVGGTSTRNDRVAESMSVIREEIAKLVSEGPSEHEVEEAKRYLIGSYSLRFDTSPKIAGELLGLAIRGEQPDFVETRNQRFAAVTLADVRRVAQRLFGEGKLLVQAVGRPVGLV, from the coding sequence ATGACCGTTTCGCTCGCTCCCGCCATCGCCTCTCCCGGCCCCTCGCTCGCCGTACAGCGCGTCACCGCCGCCTGCGGTGTCGAGGCCTGGCTGGTCGAGGAGCACAGCCTGCCGCTGCTCGCCCTCGACTTCGCCTTCGACGGCGGCGCCAACCGCGATCCGGCCAATGCAGCCGGCAGCGCCAACCTCGTCTCCGGCCTGCTCGACGAGGGGGCCGGCGATCTCGACGCCGAGGCCTTCCAGGGCCGGCTCGCCGACCACGCCATCAACCTTTCCTTCGATGCCCGCCGCGACGACTTCCACGGCCAGCTCCAGACGCTGTCGCAGCATCGCGAGGTGGCGTTCGAGCTGCTCGGCCTCGCCCTCAACGCGCCGCGCTTCGACGCCGACGCTGTGGCGCGCGTCAAGGCGCAAGTGATCGCCGGCCTGCAGCGCCAGGCGCAGAACCCGGATGTGATCTGCCGCAACGCGCTCTTCGCCGCGGCCTTCCCCGGCCACGCTTATGGCCGCCCGGAACGTGGCGATGTCGCCAGCGTCGGCGCGATCGAGGCCGGCGCGCTGAAGGCACTGACGCGCGATCTTTTCACCCGTGGCGGGCTCAAGGTCGTCGCGGTCGGAGACATCACCGCAGGCGAGCTGGCGTCACGGCTCGATGCCCTGTTCGGCGCCTTGCCGGCCGGCGCGCCGCGCCGCGAGCCGGCTGCGCCATTGCCGATCGCCGATCTCGGCCAGACCCATGTCGTCGATCTCGACGTGCCGCAGACCGTGCTGCGCTTCATCGGCCCCGGCCTGATGTGGGACGATCCGGATTTCATCGCCGCGACCGTGCTGAACCATATCCTCGGCGGCTCGGCCTTCACCTCGCGCCTGTTCATGGAAGTGCGCGAGAAGCGCGGCCTCGCCTATGGCGTCTCCTCCAGCCTGATGCCGCTGCGCCAGACCGGCTTCCTCGTCGGCGGCACCTCGACCCGCAATGACCGCGTCGCGGAGTCGATGAGTGTGATCCGCGAGGAGATCGCCAAGCTCGTGAGCGAAGGGCCGAGCGAGCATGAGGTCGAGGAGGCCAAGCGCTATCTGATCGGCTCCTATTCGCTGCGCTTCGACACCTCGCCGAAGATCGCCGGCGAACTGCTCGGCCTTGCCATCCGGGGCGAGCAGCCGGACTTCGTCGAGACGCGCAATCAGCGTTTCGCCGCCGTGACCCTGGCCGATGTCCGGCGCGTCGCCCAGCGCCTGTTCGGCGAGGGCAAGCTGCTCGTCCAGGCCGTCGGCCGCCCAGTCGGGTTGGTCTGA
- the mutL gene encoding DNA mismatch repair endonuclease MutL: protein MSIRRLDPVLVDRIAAGEVIERPAAAVKELVENAIDAGAASIAVTIRAGGRELIRVVDDGSGMSPEDLALCVERHATSKLPDGDLFAIRSLGFRGEALPSIGSVARLSITTRQRDTAQGSALVVEAGAKGPVRPAAAASGTRIEVSDLFIFTPARLKFLKSDRAEAQAVSDMLRRLAIAHPEVRFSLEGEYAGAFDWPAEPIGAEGRLRRLGRALGRDFPENALPVETEREGVRLSGFAGLPTFHRGTSAGVHMAVNGRPVRDKLLLSAVRGAYADVVPSDRHPVLYLDVLCDPAVVDVNVHPAKSEVRFRDPALVRGLVVSSLKAALAGAGHRATTTGGARTLDAFRAVFSGGGFGGGPATIQRPNFGSVADWRSPEPATPAQPMQAGFADLAMPSADARAHLSEPPQDALDRPLGAARAQVHGTYIVAQTRDGMVIVDQHAAHERLVYERLKAERAKAGIARQPMLLPEVVELDPVDADRLNAAAADLASLGLVIESFGPGAVLVREAPSAIAGGNLQGIVRDVADALAEHGDAGSLERRLDYVLATMACHNSVRAGRRLRPEEMDALLREMEATPNSGQCNHGRPTYVELKLSDIEKLFGRR, encoded by the coding sequence GTGAGCATTCGCCGCCTCGATCCCGTCCTGGTCGACCGCATCGCCGCCGGCGAGGTGATCGAGCGGCCGGCCGCGGCGGTGAAGGAGCTGGTCGAGAACGCGATCGACGCCGGCGCCGCCAGCATCGCCGTCACGATCCGGGCCGGCGGGCGCGAGTTGATCCGCGTCGTCGACGACGGCAGCGGCATGAGCCCGGAGGACCTGGCCCTCTGCGTCGAACGCCACGCCACCTCCAAGCTCCCGGACGGCGACCTCTTCGCCATCCGCTCGCTAGGCTTCCGCGGCGAAGCCTTGCCGTCGATCGGCTCGGTGGCGCGGCTCTCGATCACCACCCGCCAGCGTGATACCGCGCAGGGCTCGGCGCTCGTGGTCGAGGCTGGAGCCAAAGGGCCGGTGCGGCCCGCAGCAGCCGCGTCCGGGACCCGGATCGAGGTCAGCGACCTCTTCATCTTCACGCCCGCCCGCCTCAAATTCCTGAAGAGCGATCGGGCCGAGGCGCAGGCCGTCTCCGATATGCTGCGGCGGCTCGCCATCGCCCATCCGGAGGTCCGCTTCTCGCTCGAGGGCGAGTATGCCGGCGCCTTCGACTGGCCGGCCGAGCCGATCGGTGCCGAGGGCCGTTTGCGCCGGCTCGGGCGAGCGCTCGGCCGTGACTTCCCGGAGAACGCCTTGCCGGTCGAGACCGAGCGCGAGGGCGTCCGGCTGTCGGGCTTTGCCGGCCTGCCGACCTTTCATCGCGGCACCTCGGCTGGCGTCCACATGGCGGTCAATGGCCGCCCGGTGCGTGACAAGCTGCTGCTCTCGGCCGTGCGCGGCGCCTATGCCGACGTCGTGCCCTCCGACCGGCACCCGGTGCTCTATCTCGACGTGCTCTGCGATCCCGCCGTCGTCGACGTCAACGTCCACCCGGCCAAGAGCGAGGTCCGCTTCCGCGATCCGGCGCTGGTGCGCGGCCTCGTGGTCTCGAGCCTCAAGGCCGCGCTCGCCGGCGCTGGCCACCGCGCCACCACCACCGGCGGCGCCCGCACGCTCGACGCCTTCCGCGCAGTCTTCTCGGGCGGCGGATTCGGCGGCGGGCCAGCGACGATCCAGCGCCCGAATTTCGGTAGCGTCGCCGACTGGCGTAGCCCTGAGCCGGCCACTCCTGCCCAGCCGATGCAGGCCGGCTTCGCCGATCTCGCCATGCCCTCGGCCGATGCGAGAGCCCATCTGTCCGAGCCGCCGCAGGACGCGCTCGACCGGCCGCTCGGCGCGGCGCGCGCCCAGGTCCACGGCACCTATATCGTCGCCCAGACCCGCGACGGCATGGTCATCGTCGACCAGCACGCCGCCCATGAGCGCCTGGTCTATGAACGCCTCAAGGCCGAGCGGGCGAAAGCCGGCATCGCCCGCCAGCCCATGCTCCTGCCCGAAGTGGTCGAGCTCGATCCGGTCGATGCCGACCGGCTCAACGCCGCGGCGGCCGATCTCGCCTCGCTCGGCCTCGTCATCGAGAGCTTCGGCCCGGGCGCCGTGCTGGTCCGCGAGGCGCCGTCTGCCATCGCTGGCGGCAACCTGCAGGGCATCGTCCGCGACGTCGCCGATGCGCTCGCCGAGCATGGCGATGCCGGCTCGCTGGAGCGCCGGCTCGACTATGTGCTGGCGACCATGGCCTGCCACAATTCGGTCCGCGCCGGCCGGCGCCTCCGCCCCGAGGAGATGGACGCGCTGCTGCGCGAGATGGAGGCGACGCCGAATTCCGGCCAGTGCAATCACGGCCGGCCGACCTATGTCGAATTGAAGCTCAGCGACATCGAGAAGCTGTTCGGGAGAAGGTAG